The Pyrus communis chromosome 5, drPyrComm1.1, whole genome shotgun sequence region GCAAGCCTTGTCTTTGAAGGGAGAGAGTTGAACTTCAGACCTGGGTGGTGCTTAAAAAAAGGTTTCTCTTTTACGTTTAAATCATCAatttttcgacaaaaaaaaaaaaaaaaaaaaaaactaagttaCAAATCTTTTGCTATTAAGTTTatgtataatttatatattattgcatattttattttcctaccaattgaattttttttaatattttattagtataatttaaatttttttgtggtACCTTTATTTCATAtgctatattttatttttattgatattaaaatgaaatttgttaCTACCCAAATGAATTGCTCGCTACAACTTCAGTCCAATATTGTGcttgaaatttttgagtttgaatAAAAAGCAACCGTGACCTGAAAAAGAAAGCATAGTGATATTCAATTTAGCTCGACGTGTTTAAAACTGCATGTAAACCAAATAGTCATTTCTTGTATCGACCCAGTAGTCAATGTCTCTCTTTTATAGTATATAGGAATTTGACTTATGTTATAATTGGTTTaaaaaacaatatgaaacaaaaaGACATATATAATACAACTTTTTATCAGCAAGCTAAGTTAAAAATTAGGGTATACAAACAATTACCTAAGTTTTGAACTAATATCTAATATTTGTCCAGCCCAAACGGCGCGGGCAGCTAGGTTAGTTTGGTGTTTGCCTAAAGAAAATGGTAGTGTAAGTATTTCTTGGTTAACATTAGGTTAAAGCGACATCAATAGGTACTTAAAGATTTAAATAATGTTACGTTGATTCTGGTTTAGGGTTCGAGGTCAAGGTTGATGAGCATCAGGATCCAAACTACTAACTTTCTTTCTAGCATGCAACTTGGATGGCTTGAAACTTATTGTAGTTGACCCAACGCACAGATTATAGCTAACAAGGGAACGTGAGCTGTgtttagaccgtcgtgagacaTGTTAGTTTTATCCTACTGATGACAGTGTCacaatagtaattcaacctagtacgagaggacAAAAGGAATCGTTGATTCACATaattggtcatcgcgcttggttgaaaagctAGTGGCACGAAGCTACTGTGCGTtggattatgactgaacgcctctaagtTAGAATCCGAGTTAGAAGCGATGCATGCGCCCACCGTCCGATTGCCGACCTGCAGTAAGGGCTtcggcccccaaaggctcatgtcAATGGTCAAGTCATTGTGGTGGACGAGCCGTGATGGCCGCCTTGAATTATAATTTTCACTGTGCGGCAGGTAGAATTCTTTACAGATgacttaaatacgcgacggggtattgtaagtggcaaAGTGGTCTTGTTGCCATGATCCACTAAGATTCAATCCTGCATCACTTTGATTCATCCTTCCCATTTTCGTCCCCTACACAaccttttcaatttacttatgttTCGAGATGCGAGATTATTAGTCgacaattgggcaaaaattcctaacactttGGCCTATCCGACAATCTTGCAAAATTGTTTATCAATCTTAAAGTTGGCTACCAAATtcatgtcgggactttaactttgccatgttttttttccaAGTCATGTCGAGACTTTAGCTTTGCCATGTATTTTGACATATAGCCTCGCTTTACGTTGACAACAAgcgaggctagtacaacccatgtgatttgttatgacatgtcaaaaggcATTTAAGCCTCGCTTTATGCTGACAACAAGTGAGGCTAAGGCTACctatgcacattgtcaatggcatgtcaTTAATTCAAGCTTCTTGCATGTCACAAGATTGGTTTGAGACTTGGCATACGCATTATAATATGAATGGGAGACATAATCGATATATTAGATAtagtatttaattaaaaatgaagaTGCCAAGTCATGACAAGTTGGTTATTTCTCTAGTCTAATCAGCCAATCATTTTATTACATGTGTATGTAATTAGATTGTTAGGGATTGTAATATTAAACATGGCCCTTGCTATATATACTATATTTCTGTGTAATTATAATTCATTCCAAGAAAAAGGAACATTTACAGAAAAGTTATCTCTTAGTTTCttgatggtatcagagccagattGTCCTATATGTTAAGCACAAcagccacacgtgctccacgtcaccccaTTTATGTTGTCTATGTGTTAGGCTTGAACATTCGTCATActtgagggggcgtgttgagaattaatcccACATTGTTAGGAGGAGAGACCTTGTATTTGCTTAAAAGTagttgggctactcctcatattgctaattggttttatagtggaatcccaatttcttcatggtatcagtaGCTTTACCAGTCATGAAGCCATTGATTGTTTTGATTGCATGAATCCAGAGATATCTAGCAAAATTCCTTCTACCAACCTTGCTGCGATGTGTGCCCACTTTACCTCCAAATCTACTCCATCGTGGCTCATAGACTCCGGCACAACTTCTCATATCACCAATGACATCTCCAACATTATTTCTCCTACTCATTACACTAGCAAAGACAAAGTTTATATTGGTGATGGTAAATGTCTGTCCACTCAACTTGTTGGCTCTTTTTCATTGCATACTTTTAATGCTTtacttacattaaaaaaatgttcTTCATGTTCCTAAAACGAAGCACAATCTATTATCTGCTTTTCAATTTCTCAAAGACAATCATTGTTCATTGACACTTAACTCTAATGGATCCGTTGTCAATGACCGTTTTACGAGGAAGATGCTTTTGAAGGGTCTAGTTAGAGATGGTTTTTATCCTCCACAAAGCTATCCTCATATTGGTACATCTTCTCCAACTTCATCATCAATTCTTATCAAGTGTCAAAGCTCCAATACAAATATGGCATCGTAGATAAGGGCCATTCATCCTCTTCTATCTTTAGGAAGATTATTTATGGTAATAAACTTGCTTTGCAAGGTAAAACTTCAGTTGAATTCTTTTGTTTAGACTGTTATAGCTAAGAATCATAAGTTGCCATTTAGTCCTGCTACTTCATCTTCTGTGCAAAGTTTAGATCTATTGCATTACTTTTTACTAATGGATGATCATAGCAAGTAttgctgattttttttctttaaaggcAAAGTCTGAGGTCTGTTCTACATTTTTGCATCAATTTAGTTGTCCTCGTACACCTGAACAGAATGGATATGTAGAAAGAAAACACAAGCATCTTGTAAAGACAACTGGAACTCTCTTGGTTGCATCTCATGTCCCTCAGGAATACTAGGTTGAAGCTTTTTCTACTGCAGTTTATTTGATTAACATATTGCCTATTTGTGGTATTGCCAAATCCCCATGGGAACTGTTATTTCATAGATATCCTGATTATACTAGGCTTAAGATCTTTGATTGTAGTTGTTATCCATGATTAAAACCCTATGTTTCCTCTAAGTTAGATGGCAAAAGAGAGATGTCTCTTTCTTAGGTATAGCGTGTTGCACAAAGGACATAGGTGCTTAGATCCTGATAATAATAGAGTATAGATATGTCAACATGTTTTATTTGATGAAACCACTTTCCATTTCACAAATCCTCTCACCATTCAACTTCTATAAACCTGCAATTTCtcatttcttcatctttttctaCTTCAAGTAATTCATCATTACCATCTATTTCATCTCCAATCATCTCCTCATTATCTGATCATGTTCCTTTACATACCAATACCTCAAGTAATTCATCATTGCCATCTCAGTCCACTTCCAACACTCTACCTCTGCACAATATACATCCTATGGTCACAAGAACCAAAAATGGTATTTTTAAGCCAAAAACTTACACTGTCACTAAATCACATTTACCTACTTTCGTTGAATTTGCACCTATTACCTACAATTTGACTTCCACATATGCTCATTGAAGGTTAGCTATGCAAGATGAATGTAATGCCTTTCAATCCACTGGCACTTGGACTTTAGTTCATTCATCTTCATCTCAAAATGTGGTTAGTTGTAAATAAATGTTTAGAATAAAGAAAAGGCTAATGGGACGGTTGATATATACAAAGCAAGGCTTGTTAATAAAGGATTTCACCAAAAAGAAGGTTTAGGTTATCAGGAAGCATTCAGCATTGTGGCAAAACCTGTTacaattaatattttgttaacCTTTGTAGCACAACTTAATTGGTTTAGATAAGGTTGTTAGATATTGTATTGTACATAACCCTTGCTATTATACTATACTTCTATGTAATTATAATTCATTTAATGAAAGAGGAACATTGATAGAAAAACTATCTCTTAgtttctttattaatcaatgtTACAAAAATCGACTAGGCACTAGGTGATAAACGTCCGCCTCAACTAGGCCCAAGGCACTAGCCCTTAGGTGCTAGGTGCTAGGCGGGCCACCTAGACGGAGCTTAGGGGGACTAGGCTATTTGGtaagtttcttttttcttaattttttaaattttatgaaaaaaagtGACTTGGGGTTCAGAATAGcctcatctctctcttccaTGTTTTATCCTCACCTCCTCTACAACCATCTTCCCCGTTGCCTACAGCCTAGTGATTTTTAAGACCAAggtattaataaataaattatgtgtTAATACGAGCGAATTGCTATATACTTCCTCGTGCCAATGTGAAAATCAAACTTGGGAAACTTATGGTAACATACAAGTTTCTTTTCCTCATGCATTTTGCCACTAGAAAGATTATAACCATTTACTTACAACTGAAGCTCACATATAACAGTTACAAGGACAATGTTAGGTCATATATAGCACTGTATGTTTGATAATATGAAACACATTCGAAACGAAAAAAAACATCTCTGCACATTACAAACTAGTACATATGCTCATGACCTAGCCAGCCTTTCAAAAGCACTAGTAAATGTTGGATGTGGCCGGGAAAGGAAGGCAGCCGAGATTGTAGGCAGAAGTGTTGCTGTCTTGGAGGTTCGGAGGAAGGGAAGTAGGCGGAGGAGGTGTAGTAGCTGTAGAAGATGGGAATCCTGATGATGCTGCAATAGAAAACACTTGCATTGGGTTGACATTGTTGCTGTTTCCATAAACTTGACATGCCCCATTTGTGTATCTCGGCGAAGAAATTGGTTGCAATCTGTTATGATCTGAAGTTATTTCCTGTAAGAAAAGGCTTAGGTTAATTAGCCTATAGACTAATTTGAAACGtattttgcaaaataaaatggctGATCTTAATCACTTCACAAGCATGGTAACtatttcgttttcagttttggGTTTCACTTTTTATAAATTGATGCAAAGGAAATGAAAACAAGATTATCTATCATTTTTCTTCACTCACTTTCAAGTTGGTGAGGGGGCTCAAAAAATATGTGAGTCATAAAATGGACTAGTGTCCTCTCCCATGTTTGGTGGTCTTAATAAAGAAAAGGATTAGACTCACTAGGTCGGTATTAATCTCACGTGTTAAATATGctaggagaaaaaaaaattaaagtctcATCTCTAGCAGAAGATTTTGCATGGCACGGTGTTGATGAAATATTCATAAAGACATATATAAGTTTTTGCTTAAATGTCTTTGTTTTATTGGCATGGGATGTCACGTAACGGTGTATCTGTGCCATGTAAATTGTTCTCCATCTCTAGGGTGAGACTCAATAGGACGAGACTGGACCTAGTTCCAATCTTGTCCGACCCACTAATTAAATGAGACCTAAATAGGAGAAAAGTTTAAGTGTGACGACAAAGATGAAGTAAGAAGTTATATGAAAAGTTTGAAGATAACTATGGTATTCATATATGCATTTAAGTGGCTCATCCAACAGTTACATTCAGAAGTTTCAAACATTAGTGTACTCTAAAATTTCATGCATTCGTATTACTTTATAAACTGCCAAAGACAAGAATCAAAAGTCCATCTatgttcaaaacaaaaaattaacaatatatGATAGATATGAGAAGTATTACCCCATGTCTTTGTACGAAGCCTGGATATAGGGCAGGACACTTGGTTAGAACATGAGGGAGTTGTCCCATAGCTGCAGAAGAAAACCCATTAACCTGCACAAGTTGGCACTACATATCACTAAACAGCCACCAAGAACTGACTGACGAAAGCCCCATTCATTCAGAAATATAGATGAGAAGAAACAAATAAGggacaaaaacatgaaaattactAAAATCAGGACACACCATTAGCCTCTCTTTAGGAAATTGAAAATCCCCTAATTTTCCAATCCTCTTTTGACCAGTAGAACAAGGTTGAGAAATCCCTAGGCTCAAATCAAGGTTGTGACCACTGCCTGCATTTACACCAAGACCAAATTCATTGTATCAGTTCATGAGTAGCCATggactttttacttttttattttatttcttttattccaTATTGTACGTAAGACAATAGAAATCAAGAAAACCGTTGTCGGTTTCACAAGGAGTGCTAGACTCAGATGCGCAGATGTGCGTAAGTGAATTCTGACCGACTATTTGTAGGTCAGGACTCAGAACCAACTCATGCTCTTGTCCATGCACAACTGATGCTAATATTTTCCTCGTTTCGCAGTGTACCTTCAACGCTAGCATTTAAAACCGTCTCCCCTTCGTAGATATTAGGGTCAAAGTTTGTAACTGCCTCTCTTCCGGTCCTGCATTTGATGGCCTCCTTTTCAAAGACCCTGGTATCCAGCAACAGAAAATACACGTTAGATATAgtgtttgtatatatatacatatatgtatatatcctTAAATTCAGCTGAAAAATAGCTTCAGTTAAAGGGAGGACGTTCTCACTTTTTCCGAGGAACTTGTCCCATTCGATCTTCCCATTTGGCACCACATTCAGGCAGACGAGCTGCAGCTACACCTCTGTATTTCGAGTTCCCACGTGAGGCTCCTGTGGTTTGGCGACGAAGCACGTGCACGAATTCTTCTTTATTCAGATGCCCCAACTGCAAAAATTAATCAATCATACTATAATTAGAAAGATTCGACCAACAAATACTGCAATTAGTAAGTAAATCTGAAGTTAATCCAAACTCTCTAATTATTAAAACAGTCACATTCTATACCAGTTTCATATCTTCCTCATAATCTTCTACATTAAAATTGATATCGGCATCAATTCCGCGAAATTTGATTGCAGCTCGATCGTATACTCTGAAATCATTAAACCCGAGTGAGCTAATCGATCGTCCGcaatttagattagtttaaactATAATATCGCTCACCAAATTGTGTTCATcacaaaaacgaaaataaaaatcattacCTAGCTGCAGAATGAGCAGTGTCAAATccacctgcaaaaaaaaaaaaaaaaaaaaaaaattcaaaacccaaTTTAGTTTAGATCCAATCCTTCAAAACGGATGAATCCATTTCTTAAAAACAATTATATGATCAACTGCTCACCTAAATAAACCTGTTTCCCACAATCCCTGCACAacggaaaaagaaataaaaagcaaaaacaaatgaTTGAACAAAATTATTTGCTTAATGAAACACAATAAAGATGATTAACGATGATGATAATCACCATATATGCGACTCCCACCGCCCTGTCCTCCGGTAAAACGTGACGCCGCGGTACTGAGAGCTCCGGGCTCTCGGCCCGCGACGGCTTTTCCGGGGCGGCTGTTTTTTCTGCTGCACAACTCTAAGCTCCGCCTGAGTCTGGCTTCCAGACTCGGCAAACGACAGGTTCAGCCAGTGAGTCCTTGCCGTTGATAAGGACGATGATGATAATCCCAACCCACAGTCTGCCCCCTCCTTGCCTCCTCCGCCATATCCGGCCACCGGAAAAAGCGGCCTCGTCACGAACTGCAGAGACTGAGTCTGGTCTCCGTCCCCAGAAATGGAGAGACcgtctttctctctcctcaggATATCAAACATGAAAGAGGAAGTGGTATTGTTGGTGGAGTCTTCGTCTCCGGCATTGCCTGGAGTCGGAGCTTCGTCGGCATTGACGACGGAGGAGTTGGAGGTCCCGGAATCTTCTACCTCCATAGATTTTGTATTAGTTATGTCGATGAAATTAATGTTAAGATCCAACATGTTCGTGTGTAATTCTTTGCTCTGGTTTAGCTATTGGTTTAGCATTAGCTCAGCTCAGaatctttgaaacaaaaaacccAATTGCAGCAACCGAATTTGGAACAATAAAATCAAACCACCAGAAAAATTCTGTGAACTTTGTCAGAGAGAAGAAAGGaagcagagaggaagaaagatgagaactggttgtgaggctttgaggGAGGTCTCAAAGGCTAAATAGAAAGAGATGGGGACGTGTTAGCTGTGAAGGAAGAGAACAGTTACACTTGGAATGGGGtgttgaatttttgtttatttgttggtTGTTTTATTAACCTcccacatattgttgaatacaccacacatctattttttcaatcaaaatttatcTTAGTACACCCCCACATACTTTCCTATACTACCCTCACACCCCAAACTTTCTACATACACTCCAcattttttatatacattcaacaTTATCTCATTGTTCATTCTTACCACACTTCTAAATTTTAAGACTCTCGCTAGACATGTAAATGCTAATTATGAGGTCGACTACATGACATTAGATTGTTGGTTTATTTTACCGGAAGGGCACAAATCCAGAATTTGTATCCTTCTCTGTTACTCCTCTAGAGTCAATCTCGCAAAATTTCAACCCAAAAAAGAATGATGGACatgggtgaaattttttttttttcaaaattataatGGGTTCAATTCTTTTTACTGAGCAAAACTTAAAAGAAAGTAGTGCCGACCGCCAAGATTACCACTTAGagaaaaaattgtttatattataatggatttattcaatttttttttttttaagaaattgaaaatttgttttggaGTAGTTATAGATTTTGACAACAAAAAAATGTTGTAGTTCTTACAAAAATCCATAATGAAGTACATTTGGTTACGAATTCGtaacattttcttatttttagggtttaggtttctaTCAATTTGGGGGTTTTTGTCAATTAGGGGTTTTAGGGTTCGGGTTTATGACAACCAATTTAGAGTTAGGGTTCATATTAGTAAATAATTTGtgtattcaatttcttttaaattttttggggCTAAATAGTCATTTCATGTTAAGATACATGAGTGATTAATAATatatactagcatttgcctacacactttgtgtgtatgaacacatttttttagaaaatgagaaggagagactagcatttgcctacacactttgtgtgtatgaacacatttttttagaaaatgagaaggagagagagagagagagagagagaacgtgggggagtggaaggtttttgtttttggttttttttattttttttattttttatttttttaatattgtaggtattttaacatcacctgtaggtgaggcttcaataaaaaacagtaaaatttggatttgtgaaattacattacggcccaccattttttttgtgtgatagaagactaagtagtcttttcaccctcttttagttgacaaagagggtttcattaattattAGAGATTtatgtggggtgtattcaacaatatgtggggtactaataaaaaaaccatttgtttggttttattttttagggaTAATACTTGTATGAGTAATGCTATATAGACTaattttttatatcatatttgtaaatcatgtgatctgttaattaaaaaaaaagggtaaattacactttaccacctcgGATTTGAGGTAACCTcgtacaacatcttcaaaacatttcattttcatacatcacatactattttatttcaatataatacatccgttataTTTTCCATCTAGTGGTCCGTTAAGAGctaacgtggctgccaaatttataccacgtggcaaaaaaataattttttatacatttaaaatattataataatttaccatattaaaaaaaaaaaacgaaacccAAAAACTCATTCCTCCAACCCACCtacctctcctccactctcttcacctcccctcccatccaaaaacccaccccAACCCCACCTCTTCATTGTACTTCTTCGCCATTCACACTCAACGATTCTAGAGCATGTTTCAGATTCAAACCCTCCCCATTTAATTCCTTTAAATCGAATGACCCACTTCCCAATTTCCCCTTACCCTTAAACCCATCACCCAATTCCTCAGCTTCTCCAAATCCTCCATCTTCAAGCTCCAGGCTTCTGAAACCTATCTGCCAAGACCTTGACTTGTTTGTCGGCGCTGACAGAGAACAAGTTCAAAGCTTTCTCGACAACCTCCCACGGTCGCTCGAGCTCGGACACGGCGGCTTTGAGCTTGGCCCTCTTTCGAATCTCGTAGATTTGGAGAACGAGAGGCACTACATTTGGGAAACGAATTAGGGATAAAGTGGAGAAATATGGGGAAATTGGAGAAttgaaattagggtttgcaGCGATTGgaacagaggaagaagatggcgGGAAGTGAGGGCAGCGGAGCGGACCCTTTAGAAGTACGATGGCAGAGGTGGGGATGGGGTGGGATGGGATGaggtgggtttttggatgggaggggaggtgaagagaatGGATGAAAGCGAGGTGGGGGTCGGGGGGaatgggtttctgggtttgggttttttttttttttttttttttaataggttcaatattataatatttttaatggaaaaaaaaaaattaccacgtggcacaaatttggcagTCACGTCAGCTTTTAACAAATCAATGAATGGAAAATGTagtggatgtattatattgaaataaaatagtacgtaaggtatgaaagtgaaatgttttgaagatgttgtatgaggttgcaatagacctcaaacttgaggtggtaaagtgtaatttatcctaaaaaataagtacattaatcaacacttaaataacaATCCAATCATCAATAATGATGTCATATGGTTTTCAAAATATGATTTAACTAGATGGTCTCCTTAGTATTATCCTGCTTGTATTCACCTCTTTGGAAGGATGAGCTCATTTCTAAACTTGCAAATAACGTATCATCATCGTAAAAATTGTATCAAAATCGTCATTAAATCAACCTTACAAAAATCAATTGAATTAGatatcgtttagtcatcaaaatGTATCAATAAGTGGACGGTTCATCATTAATATGTTACTTGGTACTTACACCGTCGATTTACTTGATACTTCTAGATGATTAAACGAACTtctatttgaatgatttttataAGCATAATctttacattaaaatttaaaaactaaaccgttctaattataaatttttttatatggtaATGAGCTCATTCCCTAAAAATGaaatacaattattattattttttagagagcttcttgttttttctcTCTTGTTTTTGGAAAGAGTAAGGAGAGATTTTAAGGAAGTTAAAAGTAAATTACCAAATTGATTTCCATTAATATGAATCTGAATCAAGGGCAGTATAAATCAGGTAACTTGATTTTGCACTAAATAGTGAAGTGACTTGACCCAACCTAAAGAGGAATAGCATAAAGGTGCTCGATTTATGGGTTACTATATTTTATATCATAAGAAAATGTAGTAATGATCTCtcaattttaacttaattaaagtaataatctctcaactaaaaattcatgatcattggtcccttaactcatcaaaacatgtagctaTGGCCCTTTTCGTCAATTCCGTTAAAATTTCTGTTAAAATGAATCACATGTCACGCACGTGAGGCCGAATCAATGGGCAAacataaaaaaccaaatgaaattttttttgtagaaatggtccctcaactttaaacCAATTAGAGAAATGGTCTCTctactttaacccaattagagaaATTGTCTCTCtactttaacccaattgaagcaatggtccctaaattttaactcaattataGCAATAGTCCTTTAAACACAAGTCATTTTGACGGAATTCTCatggagttgacgaaaatgaccatagatGTACGTTTTAATGAGTTAAAAGACCAATGGTCATGAATGTTTAGTTAAagaaccattgctccaattaggtTAAAATTAAAGAATCATTGCTATAATTTTCTCTCATGTTACGAGTAATTTCTCACAACAAACTacaaagttttaattttctcacattGTTTCACAGATTTGAAATTGTCTAATTTATATTTATGGGTTGGTCCTTCGATAAATTAATGACGTGGTGCATGTCGACTCTGTTTATAGGTTGACCCAATACTAGCACTATATggacaaaaacaaaatcattatgAAGCTTCATCTTCTCCTAATCGATGCTTTATTTACCTAAAAAGACAACCAACTGAAAAGTTTTAGTCCAAATTGTGCAATTGTGGTTATTTACCTAAGAAGACAACCAATTGAAAAGTTTTAGTCCAAATTGTACAATTGTGGCTTATATGCAAGTCTATAATGGATCCCTCATATGACGTGTCACCACTTTAACAAGGAGTAAATGTTCAAACAGATGAAACAtataaattgatacaattttaaAACCTCATGATCCTATGTAATAATGTTAAACATGATGAACCCATTTTGAAAATAACCTAAAACCTAGAGGGTGTATACGTATacgtgtatgtatatgtatatatgtatatgtacatggataattcatatatatgtgttttttttttctcgattTGTATGGCAACAATATAAGATGTTTATATTGCTAGACCAcaaatttgaattattaatcaaactGATTTTTTCatgaatataaaatttaaattgacaatGGGACAATATAAACATTTATCTAGCTACAAAAATCTAGCAAGGCAACATTACGATGTATAATCCCATATTTCACTTCATGCATATGAGCACATGAgatttttggtaaaattatTCATTAAAAATACCTAAAATATGGACGGATGAAATTTCTAAGCGATAGCACTAATATGACCATATTGTATTGTGCATATAACAATGCAAAATCGTCTCATATCGGGAAATTTGACAGAACATTGAGAAATAAactacaatatataataaatgattCTATTAGTTGTTTAAAATATTCTGTAATAAAACCTTATACACATACTGTACTGTTTTTTATCTCAAGaaaagagattgaattg contains the following coding sequences:
- the LOC137733333 gene encoding ethylene-responsive transcription factor RAP2-7-like; amino-acid sequence: MLDLNINFIDITNTKSMEVEDSGTSNSSVVNADEAPTPGNAGDEDSTNNTTSSFMFDILRREKDGLSISGDGDQTQSLQFVTRPLFPVAGYGGGGKEGADCGLGLSSSSLSTARTHWLNLSFAESGSQTQAELRVVQQKKQPPRKSRRGPRARSSQYRGVTFYRRTGRWESHIWDCGKQVYLGGFDTAHSAARVYDRAAIKFRGIDADINFNVEDYEEDMKLLGHLNKEEFVHVLRRQTTGASRGNSKYRGVAAARLPECGAKWEDRMGQVPRKKVFEKEAIKCRTGREAVTNFDPNIYEGETVLNASVEGSGHNLDLSLGISQPCSTGQKRIGKLGDFQFPKERLMVNGFSSAAMGQLPHVLTKCPALYPGFVQRHGEITSDHNRLQPISSPRYTNGACQVYGNSNNVNPMQVFSIAASSGFPSSTATTPPPPTSLPPNLQDSNTSAYNLGCLPFPATSNIY